Part of the Paludisphaera borealis genome, CGGTCGACCTGCTGGCGATCGGCACCGGCGAGCTGGCCTCGGCGCTCGAGGAGGCCGGGCACCGGCCGCTGCCGATAGACCGCTGGCGCGAGGCGAAAGCGGTTGTCGTCGGCAACGATCCCCTGTTCGACTTCGGTCGGCTGCGCGCCGCGTCGCGGGCCGTCGCCTCGGGCGCGGTGTTCTTCGCGGTCAATATGGACGAGCGGTTCCCGGTGGCCGACGGTCAGTTCGACCCCGGCTGCGGCGCGCTGGCGGAAGCGGTCGCGACGGCCGCGCGGGTCCGGCCGATCGTCGTCGGCAAGCCGCACTCTCGACTTTTCGAGGCCGCCATCGCCCGGTTGGGATGCTCGGCCCACCAGACCGCGATGGTCGGAGACAATCTGGCTTCCGACATCGTCGGCGGCCGTTCGGTCGGCATGTTCACCATCTGGCTCGAACCTCAGCCCGCGGGCGAACCGACGACGCAGCCCGATCTGGCCGTCGCCAGCCTGATCGATCTCCACCGGCTCTGGCTTGGCGGTCGGGCCACTCCGGACGCGACGAGCTGAGCCATTCACTCCGCGTCGCGGCGAGCCTACAATCGTCGTGGCTCGTCGCGACGGCGAGATTTACAGGACGATCTAGTGTCTTGCAGCGAGGGAATGATGCGAACAACGATGCTGAAATCCGGTCTGCTGGCGGTCGCGACGATTCTGGGCGGTCAGTCGGGAGCTCGGGCGGCCGACACCTACAGCATCGACCCCGCGCACACGTCGGCGACCTTCAAGGTCGAGCATCTCGGGCTGAGCTGGATTCACGGTCGCTTCAACGACGTCGCCGGCGAGTTCCGCGTCGACTCGGCGAACCCCTCCTCATCGCGGTTCGCCCTTACGATCAAGTCCGAGAGCCTCGACACCGCCAACAAGAAGCGCGACGAGCATCTTGCGAGCCCCGACTTCTTCAACGCCAAGCAGTTCCCGGTCGTCTCGTTCAAGAGCACGGCGGTGAAGGCGGTGGAAAAGGGCCTGGAAGTGACCGGCGACCTCACGCTCCACGGCGAGACCAAGCCGGTGACCTTCCTTCTCACGGGTGGCAAGACCGCCGAGTTCCCCCCGGGCGTCCATCGTCGCGGCTACACCACGCACCTCAAGATCAAGCGCTCCGATTACGGCATGGACAAGATGATCCCGGCGGCCGGCGACGAGATCCACATCGAGGTCAGCTTCGAGGGCGTGAAGTCCTGATCGGGGGGCGGCCGTGACCGAACCCGTCACCCTGCTGGAGGCGCTGACCGCCGCCGCGATGGTCTCGGCCCTGACCTGGGCGATCGGTCGATGGGCGGGCCGTGGCGGGTGCTGGGTTTGGTGTTTGGCCGTCGGCCTGGGGTTTTACCTCGGGCTGGCGATCCTGGGTGTTCGCCCGCGGTGGCCGATCCGGGAGGATCAGGATCGGTTCCTCGGGCTCGTCCTGCCTGGGATTCTCGCGGCCGAGGCCGTATGCCGTTCTCTGAAGACGCCATCGCGTCTTGGGGCCGCCGCGCGCCTCGTCGCGGCGACGGCCGTTGCGCCGGTGCTGTTGCACGGATCGAGCTATGTCGTTGACCACGCCGGGCCGGGCTCGGCCGAGTGGCCGTCGGCTTGGCGCTGGCTGATCTTCGGGGGCCTGGGCCTGGCGACGGCCTGCA contains:
- a CDS encoding HAD-IIA family hydrolase, which gives rise to MTLREVRGFAFDLDGTIWAGPHLLPGAAELVAALRRADYPLVFASNSSRYGSEALARELTRLGIPAARHDVIAAFDLVADEVHDRLGSVDLLAIGTGELASALEEAGHRPLPIDRWREAKAVVVGNDPLFDFGRLRAASRAVASGAVFFAVNMDERFPVADGQFDPGCGALAEAVATAARVRPIVVGKPHSRLFEAAIARLGCSAHQTAMVGDNLASDIVGGRSVGMFTIWLEPQPAGEPTTQPDLAVASLIDLHRLWLGGRATPDATS
- a CDS encoding YceI family protein, with the translated sequence MLKSGLLAVATILGGQSGARAADTYSIDPAHTSATFKVEHLGLSWIHGRFNDVAGEFRVDSANPSSSRFALTIKSESLDTANKKRDEHLASPDFFNAKQFPVVSFKSTAVKAVEKGLEVTGDLTLHGETKPVTFLLTGGKTAEFPPGVHRRGYTTHLKIKRSDYGMDKMIPAAGDEIHIEVSFEGVKS